Proteins encoded together in one Lathyrus oleraceus cultivar Zhongwan6 chromosome 5, CAAS_Psat_ZW6_1.0, whole genome shotgun sequence window:
- the LOC127087649 gene encoding uncharacterized protein LOC127087649: MKLIDINGTTLYLALYIDVTNSKELLESMQAGTLEPEVAFLNASLIPDIFPVLAAAHKTLVTKSQDSLITRTLHSELVYNYSGSKHITESLKRCGISESTTYVLAARFDATPDEIKAMEKLVKGKEIGLEELEGRANLSQIQKHYKMSAPELGVSSIADAITCRIAARDAL, encoded by the exons ATGAAGTTAATCGACATAAATGGAACCACTCTTTATCTTGCACTCTACATTGATGTCACCAATTCAAA GGAACTATTAGAAAGTATGCAAGCAGGGACATTGGAGCCAGAAGTTGCATTCCTCAATGCATCACTT ATTCCAGATATTTTCCCTGTTTTGGCAGCTGCACACAAAACACTTGTAACCAAATCACAGGACTCTTTGATCACACGCACTCTTCATTCCGAGCTCGTTTACAACTACTCAGGGTCCAAACAT ATTACTGAATCTTTAAAAAGATGTGGTATCTCTGAAAGCACAACTTATGTCCTTGCTGCTCGATTTGATGCTACCCCTGATGAG ATAAAAGCCATGGAGAAACTCGTCAAAGGAAAAGAGATCGGCTTGGAGGAGCTGGAAGGGAGAGCAAACCTATCCCAGATACAAAAG CATTACAAGATGTCTGCCCCGGAACTTGGAGTATCATCAATTGCAGATGCTATAACCTGCCGAATAGCTGCTCGTGACGCCTTGTAG